The following nucleotide sequence is from Thermus antranikianii DSM 12462.
AGCACAAGGCCCGCCGGGCACCCCAGTACTCCAAGCGCTAAAGAAGGCCCGGCTCCAGCCCCTGGGAGAGGATCCCGGGGGCTTTTTCCAACTCCCGAAGGGCCTCCTGAAGCTCTTTTGGCGAGAAAACGTGAACTTTTTTGTGCCTTAAATAGACCAAACGGGCTTCAGCCTCCACCCCCCAGGCCCGCCGCACCGCCTCCCAGTAAAGGGCTAACTGCAGGCGGTAATGCTCCGGGGCCACCCTCTGGTCGGTCTTGTAGTCCTCCAGGTACCAACATTCCCCCACCCGGTAGAGCCGGTCCAAAACCCCTTGCCAAACGGTACCCGCATGGGACAGGGCTAAGGGAAGCTCCACATGATCCTCGTCTCTAGCCTCCAAGCCCGGGAGGAGGCTTCCCAGCATCTCCCGGTAGGAGCCAAGAAGCCCCTTGACCTCCTCGAGAAGCCGGGCCTTTTCCTCCTCCTCAAACGGAAGGGCCACCTCCTGCAGGAGGAGAGCCTGCATCCTGGCCTCGTCCCCTGGATCTAGGTCGCGGGCGAGGGCGTAGTGGACCAGGGTTCCCAAGGCCCGCGCGAACCCGGGAAGCCCCTCGGCCTCCAGGGACTCGCCCAAGGGCAAGGGTTCCCCTTCCGCCTTGCGGTGGGCGCTCGGGGAATAAACCGGAGGAAAGGGCTTGGGGGGTAGGATCAAGGAGGCATAGGGAGCAGGCTGGGGAGAAGGCATGGGGGAAGGCGGAGGAAACCTCGGCACTCCCTTTCCGTCATGCACCCGCACCCGGGAATCCCCGGACTCGGGTCCCAAGCCCAGGGCCGCAAGGGCCTTAGCCCAAGGACCAGGATAGGAAGAAGCGCTCCCTGTAAGCACTAGGACGTCCCGGGCCCGGGATAGCGCCACGTAAAGGAGCCTTAGGGCCTCCTCCTTCTGAGCCCTTCTCAAAACTGGCCTTACCTGCTGATAGGCGGGTGTGCCCTTCAGGGCCACCTCCCCTCCAAGCCCCACCAGAAGGGCCTCCTCCTGCAAGCGCTCCTTCCGGGAAAGGTCAAAGACCCCCACCACCGGCCACTCTAACCCCTTGGCGGCATGCACGGTGAGGACATGCACTCCCTCCCCTCCTTCGGGCAGCTCAGCAGCCTCGGGATCCCTTGCCCTTACCTTCAGCCAGTCGAGTAGGGCCTCGAGGTCGGGGAAGCGCTCGGAAGCTGCCAGGAGGAGAAGGGTATCCAGGTTGGTGCGGGCCCTTTGGGAAAGCCGCATAAGGAAGGTCTCGTCCCTCACCAGGGCCTTTAGCGCTTCAAAGGGGTGTTTTCCCGCAAGGGCCTTAAGCCAGCCCAAGCGGCTTTGTACCTCCGGAGGCAGGTGGACAAGGGGATCCTCCTCCTTGAGAGCCTTCTCCATCCGTCCAAGATCCAAGCCCACGAAGGGGCCCCGCAGGAACGCCATAAGGGAGAAGCGCTCCTCCGGGGAAGGCGTACCCTCCAGGAGGCCAACCCTTAAGGCGTGGTAGATGTCCCGCACCTCCAGGCGGCTAAAGAAGCTCCGTCCCCGGCGGATACCGTAAGGTACCCCCAGGGCACGGAAAGCTCGCTCCAGGTAGGGAAGGCTGGTGCGGCTTCGCACCAAGACAGCCATGTCCGAGAAGGCATAGCCTTCCTCCTTGAGAGCCAAAAGCCTCTGGGCCAAAATCATGGCCTCCTGCAGGCGCTTTTCCTCGAGGCTTCCCTCCCCGACCACCCAATGCACTTCCACCCGGCCTTCTCCTTCCCGCCTGGGCCGCACCAAAACCCTTTCCGGCTCAGGAAAGAACCTCTCCACGAAGGCGTTTAAAAAGGCGGCAAGTCCTTGGGCGTGGCGGAAGGTTTCCCCAAGGGGACGCACCTCCTCAGCCCTTCTCAAGGCCTCGCGGAAAACCTCCACCTGGGCGTTGCGGAAAAGGTAGATGGACTGCTTGGGATCCCCCACGGCCACCACCCTAGCTCCCGCCTCCTCCAGGGCCCGGAAGAACCGCCCCTGCAAAGGGTTTACATCCTGGTACTCATCCACGAGGAGATGGGGAAAGCGCTCCACCACCCTCCTTACTGCCTGGGGATGTTCCAGAAGACGAAGGGCCAAGGCCTCGAGATCCCCTGGCCCCAGCATCTCCACGGTCCGCCTCCGGTAAGCCGCCAGTACCTCCTGGAAGAGGGCAAAGATTCCTTCCGCCCCTGAGAGGGGCTTGAGCTCGGCCGCCAGGGAGCGCTTCCTGTAAAGGGTCAAGAGCTGGTCCAAAAGCCCCTCCTTCTGCAAGGGGTCTATACCCTTCAGATAGAGGAGGCTCCGGGCTTCTTCCAAGAAGAGGGTTTCGGCCAAAAACTCGTCTAAGATGGAGAAATCCGGGTCCAAGGAGAGGAGAGGGGCAGTGTGGCGAAGGGCCGCGGCCATGAAGCCGTGAATGGTGGTAAAAAGAGCGCCGTGCGCCTCCCGCCTGGCCTCCTTCCCCTCTAGGCCCTCTAAGGCCCCCACCTCCTGAAGAATGCGCCCCCTGAGCTCCTCGGCGGCCTTACGGGTGAAGGTGACGGCGGCCATGCGCCTTAAGGGCACCCCTTGGCGCAGAAGGGTCAAAAGCTCCTGCACCAGGGTATGGGTCTTCCCCGTACCCGCCGAGGCCACGTAGAGCTTCACAGCTCCTCCTTTCGGCAAAGGTCCTCGAGACCGCAGGTATGGCAGTAGGGGCCGGGCTTCGGAGGAAACGCGCCTTGACGCCACAGCTGGTAGGCTTCCCTTGCTCGCTTTCGTACCTCCCCCACCGCCTTGGGAAGTTCCTTATCCGAACTTTGGCGGTATTGGAGGGAAGGCCTCCCCATCCAAGGCCAGATCCAAAGCCTGACCTCAGCGACATCCTTCCGGTTCACCAGGACCCCGAGGGCATACCACTCCGTCCAGCGCTTTTGAGGATCCAGGTCCGGCTCCCCATCCTGGGGGAGGAGGCGGTAGAGGTGGACCACGTTCCCCTCCCGACGAACCCCATCCAGGCGCAAGGGGGGCTTCCCAGGCAAGGAAAACCAGAAGCGCATACCCTCCCAGTGGGCGCGGTGGGCCTCAAGCCAAAGGCCCACCTCAGGATGGGCCAGAAGCCTTTCCAGTTCCGCGGGAAGAAGGTGCCAACCCAGGGCCCCATCCCGCACCTTAAGGCCAAAGCGTTCCACATAGGCACGAAAAGGGCATTCCCGGAAACGGCGGAGGACCTCCAGGTGGGGCGGGGGCTCCTGCCCCGAGGGTAAGGGTGGGGCAAAGGAATTATGGGGTAAGGCCTCGAGGCGGCTTGCAGGCGGCAAGGCCTCGGGCCTATCTCCCCTTTCCAAGGGCAGGTGGAGCCCAGAAGGGCCGGCCTCGGGGTAGAGGAGGAAGACCTCCTCCCCCCGGGTGGAAACCTCCTCCCGGAAGAGGGGATCAAGGCCCCTCAAGCGCCGGACCAGCCCCTTTAAAAGTCCCCTTTCCCTTAGCTCCTCCAGGAGAAAGTAATCCTCCCCTTCCTTCAGGCTATACCGCCCCGCCACCCACTCCAACACGTACGCCCTTCGGGCCCTCACCCCCATGGCCCGAAGGGGAGGAAGGAGGGAAACCCCCCGGTTGGGCTCCGGAGAAAGGCTCTCGTCCAGTAAGAGGCTTCGCCACCAGGCTAAAGGATTCCCTCTATCCGCCCTCAAGGCCAGCCGCAGGCGGGAAAGGAAGGGCTCCTTGAGAGAAACCCCCAGGTGTTCCAAAGCACCTTCCGCCCAGGCCAGGACATCGGGCCCTGGGGTGCGGAGCTCCTGGAAGGCCCGCCACTCCTCCCCAAGCCCCTCCCGCTCCGCTAGGGCCTCCAAGGCCTCCTCTCCCGCCAAACCTAGCCTTAGGGCCTTTCTGCCCAGACGAGAAAACCCCAGGACCAGGAGGTCCCGTCCCGTGGGGTAAGGGTTCAGGAGAGCCAAGACCCTTTCCCCCTCTTCGGTGTCGGCCAGGGCCCTTTCCCGACCATCGAAGAGGGGGAGGCCGTACTCGTCCTTTAGAAGGAGAAGCCCTCCAATACGCTCCTCGGGGGCCACCACCAGGACCTCCCAGGGGTCTAACCCCTCCCCACCCATCTCCCTGGGAACCAGGGCCCGCTTCAAGGCCCTTAAGAGGTAACGGCTTTCCTCCACAGGGTTGGCCAGGGCCAAGACCTGCTTCCGCACCGGCCTCGAGGAAAGAACCCGCCAGGGCTTCAAGTCTTCCGGGAGAAGTTCCAGGGTGAGAAGGACGGGTACCTCCTGGGCCAGGCGCTTAAGGAAGCGGAGGTCCAAAGGACCCACCTCCCGGAAGCCGTCCACCACCACCAGATCGGGCCTCGGGAAAAGGCGAAGGGGCACGCGGCCCGCCCGGTGGCGGAAGTCGTCATA
It contains:
- a CDS encoding UvrD-helicase domain-containing protein, producing the protein MKLYVASAGTGKTHTLVQELLTLLRQGVPLRRMAAVTFTRKAAEELRGRILQEVGALEGLEGKEARREAHGALFTTIHGFMAAALRHTAPLLSLDPDFSILDEFLAETLFLEEARSLLYLKGIDPLQKEGLLDQLLTLYRKRSLAAELKPLSGAEGIFALFQEVLAAYRRRTVEMLGPGDLEALALRLLEHPQAVRRVVERFPHLLVDEYQDVNPLQGRFFRALEEAGARVVAVGDPKQSIYLFRNAQVEVFREALRRAEEVRPLGETFRHAQGLAAFLNAFVERFFPEPERVLVRPRREGEGRVEVHWVVGEGSLEEKRLQEAMILAQRLLALKEEGYAFSDMAVLVRSRTSLPYLERAFRALGVPYGIRRGRSFFSRLEVRDIYHALRVGLLEGTPSPEERFSLMAFLRGPFVGLDLGRMEKALKEEDPLVHLPPEVQSRLGWLKALAGKHPFEALKALVRDETFLMRLSQRARTNLDTLLLLAASERFPDLEALLDWLKVRARDPEAAELPEGGEGVHVLTVHAAKGLEWPVVGVFDLSRKERLQEEALLVGLGGEVALKGTPAYQQVRPVLRRAQKEEALRLLYVALSRARDVLVLTGSASSYPGPWAKALAALGLGPESGDSRVRVHDGKGVPRFPPPSPMPSPQPAPYASLILPPKPFPPVYSPSAHRKAEGEPLPLGESLEAEGLPGFARALGTLVHYALARDLDPGDEARMQALLLQEVALPFEEEEKARLLEEVKGLLGSYREMLGSLLPGLEARDEDHVELPLALSHAGTVWQGVLDRLYRVGECWYLEDYKTDQRVAPEHYRLQLALYWEAVRRAWGVEAEARLVYLRHKKVHVFSPKELQEALRELEKAPGILSQGLEPGLL